In Synechococcus sp. UW69, a single genomic region encodes these proteins:
- the pheS gene encoding phenylalanine--tRNA ligase subunit alpha, translating into MSAPVTLQQLTDQLDALEQQAAAEIAEAADAAALEQLRVGLLGKKGRISGVLGAMGKLPGQERPLVGQRANVLKTQVQTLLGERLEAVKQAAMAERIAKESLDVTAPASGVPMGHRHPLITTTEEIVDLFLGLGYSVAEGPEVEQDHYNFTALNIPEDHPARDMQDTFYLGADLLMRTHTSPVQIRHLEQNPPPVRIVAPGRVYRRDAVDATHSPVFHQVEVLAIDEGLDFSHLRGTVMAFLKAFFGDLPVRFRASYFPFTEPSAEVDVQWRGRWLEVMGCGMVDPAVLEGLGLDPERYSGFAAGLGVERFCMVRHGIDDIRRLYTSDLRFLEQF; encoded by the coding sequence GTGAGCGCACCGGTCACCCTGCAGCAGCTCACCGATCAACTCGATGCCCTCGAGCAGCAGGCTGCGGCCGAGATCGCCGAGGCGGCCGATGCCGCTGCGCTTGAGCAGCTGCGGGTCGGGCTGCTGGGCAAGAAAGGCCGCATTTCCGGTGTGCTGGGTGCCATGGGCAAGTTGCCCGGTCAGGAGCGCCCCCTGGTGGGTCAGCGCGCCAATGTGCTGAAAACGCAGGTGCAGACTCTGTTGGGTGAGCGGCTTGAAGCCGTGAAGCAGGCGGCCATGGCGGAGCGGATTGCCAAGGAAAGCCTGGATGTCACCGCTCCGGCTTCAGGGGTGCCGATGGGGCATCGCCATCCCCTAATCACCACTACAGAAGAGATCGTCGATCTGTTCCTGGGCCTCGGCTACAGCGTGGCTGAGGGGCCTGAGGTGGAGCAGGACCACTACAACTTCACTGCGTTGAACATCCCCGAGGATCATCCAGCCCGGGACATGCAGGACACCTTTTATCTCGGGGCTGACCTGCTGATGCGGACCCATACCTCACCCGTGCAGATCCGCCATCTCGAACAGAATCCGCCGCCGGTGCGCATCGTGGCTCCCGGGCGCGTGTATCGCCGGGACGCCGTCGATGCCACCCACTCGCCGGTGTTCCACCAGGTGGAGGTGCTGGCGATCGATGAAGGCCTGGATTTCAGTCATCTGCGCGGCACCGTTATGGCCTTTCTCAAGGCCTTCTTCGGCGACCTGCCGGTGCGTTTCCGGGCCAGCTACTTCCCCTTCACTGAGCCCTCAGCTGAGGTGGATGTGCAGTGGCGCGGCCGCTGGCTGGAGGTGATGGGCTGCGGCATGGTCGATCCCGCTGTTCTGGAAGGCCTTGGGCTGGATCCTGAGCGTTACAGCGGTTTCGCCGCGGGCTTGGGTGTGGAGCGGTTCTGCATGGTGCGTCACGGCATCGATGACATCCGCCGGCTTTACACCAGCGATCTGCGTTTCCTGGAGCAGTTCTGA
- a CDS encoding ferric reductase-like transmembrane domain-containing protein, whose amino-acid sequence MARLGWRLTALATLAIVAGLALHFGVSGWTSTSVTAGIDATGRSSLVLFSMAFVASSVQRLWPSSLSQWMLQNRRWIGLSFASSHAIHLALILAMSLDFPDPFLSEQPAGKWLVGGVAYLLIALMALTSTNAAQRWMGMKHWKRLHVIGSYWIWAEFALTYVSHVKKGPADFYAPFLVFTLVLLVIRWVGHIKPKSPLSPVSG is encoded by the coding sequence ATGGCACGTCTTGGCTGGCGACTGACCGCCTTGGCGACGCTCGCGATTGTGGCGGGTCTGGCGCTGCATTTCGGCGTCTCTGGTTGGACGTCAACGTCAGTCACAGCAGGCATCGATGCAACGGGACGTAGCTCCCTAGTTCTCTTTTCGATGGCCTTTGTGGCTTCGAGTGTGCAACGCCTCTGGCCGTCATCCCTGAGTCAGTGGATGCTTCAGAACAGGCGCTGGATCGGGTTGAGTTTCGCGTCGTCCCACGCGATTCATCTGGCCTTGATCCTTGCGATGTCTCTGGATTTTCCGGATCCATTCCTGAGTGAGCAGCCCGCAGGGAAGTGGCTGGTTGGGGGTGTGGCGTATCTGTTGATTGCCTTGATGGCCCTGACGTCGACGAATGCGGCCCAGCGATGGATGGGTATGAAGCACTGGAAGCGATTGCACGTGATTGGCTCCTATTGGATTTGGGCTGAATTCGCCCTCACGTATGTGAGCCATGTGAAGAAAGGGCCAGCTGATTTCTATGCACCTTTTCTTGTGTTCACCCTGGTTCTTTTGGTGATCCGCTGGGTTGGCCACATCAAACCCAAAAGCCCATTAAGCCCCGTGAGTGGATAA
- the surE gene encoding 5'/3'-nucleotidase SurE: MTPLRILISNDDGVFADGIRTLAATAAARGHQVTVVCPDQERSATGHGLTLQTPIRAERADELFAPGVTAWACSGTPADCMKLALFELVKEKPDLVLSGINHGPNLGTDVFCSGTVAAAMEGTLEGIRSLAVSSACFQWRQFQAAADLALEVSEQAIEDQWPENLLLNLNIPPCSREEMRGLRWTRLSIRRYDEQFSRREDPRGRAYYWLAGEAVQDLESAGEGPRDWPSDVAQIHANSPSLTPIQPDLFWRGPLSGLPNLKLNDQLVR; the protein is encoded by the coding sequence ATGACCCCGCTGCGGATCCTGATCAGCAATGACGATGGGGTCTTCGCCGACGGCATCCGAACCCTGGCCGCTACTGCTGCAGCCCGTGGCCATCAGGTGACGGTGGTCTGCCCGGATCAGGAACGGTCCGCCACCGGCCATGGCCTCACCCTGCAGACCCCCATCCGCGCCGAGCGAGCCGACGAACTGTTTGCTCCAGGAGTCACCGCCTGGGCCTGTAGCGGCACCCCTGCCGACTGCATGAAGCTTGCCCTGTTCGAACTGGTGAAGGAGAAGCCGGACCTGGTGCTCTCCGGCATCAATCACGGCCCCAACCTGGGAACAGATGTGTTCTGCTCCGGCACCGTTGCAGCAGCCATGGAGGGCACCCTGGAAGGCATTCGATCGCTTGCGGTTAGCAGCGCCTGCTTCCAATGGCGTCAATTCCAAGCCGCCGCAGACCTGGCCCTGGAAGTGAGTGAGCAGGCCATCGAGGACCAGTGGCCCGAAAACCTTCTGCTCAACCTCAACATCCCCCCCTGCTCTAGGGAGGAGATGCGTGGACTGCGCTGGACCCGTCTCTCGATCCGGCGTTACGACGAGCAATTCAGCCGCCGAGAAGACCCCCGTGGCCGCGCTTACTACTGGCTGGCCGGGGAAGCGGTGCAGGATCTTGAATCGGCCGGAGAAGGCCCCCGGGATTGGCCCAGTGATGTAGCCCAGATCCATGCCAATTCTCCTTCCCTCACGCCGATCCAACCCGACCTGTTCTGGCGGGGGCCACTCAGTGGCCTCCCAAATCTCAAGCTGAACGATCAGCTGGTGCGCTAG